A genomic segment from Triticum dicoccoides isolate Atlit2015 ecotype Zavitan chromosome 1A, WEW_v2.0, whole genome shotgun sequence encodes:
- the LOC119311019 gene encoding uncharacterized protein LOC119311019 has protein sequence MGNSLRCCLACMLPCGALDVVRVVHLSGHVDEFTCPLIASDVLAAHPSHALTAAGSAGAARRIVIVSPDSELRRGRIYFLIPTACSAPAAELKRPKQQQQQQGHGECQSKTKRRHGHGHRKGGAAVAAAASTAEQDNYLRELLSEKRESGHRRRRSSSARAGVWRPRLESIAEEPSD, from the coding sequence ATGGGGAACAGCCTGCGGTGCTGCCTGGCGTGCATGCTCCCCTGCGGCGCGCTGGACGTCGTCCGCGTGGTGCACCTCAGCGGCCACGTCGACGAGTTCACCTGCCCGCTCATCGCCTCCGACGTGCTGGCCGCGCACCCCAGCCACGCGCTCACCGCCGCGGGCTCCGCCGGCGCCGCCAGGAGGATCGTCATCGTGTCGCCCGACTCCGAGCTCAGGCGCGGCCGCATCTACTTCCTCATCCCCACGGCGTGCTCCGCGCCGGCGGCCGAGCTGAAGCggcccaagcagcagcagcagcagcagggccaCGGCGAGTGCCAGTCCAAGACGAAGAGGCGCCACGGCCACGGCCACCGCAAGGGCGGCGCGGCGGTGGCCGCCGCGGCGAGCACGGCGGAGCAGGACAACTACCTGCGGGAGCTCCTGTCGGAGAAGCGGGAGTCGGGCCACCGGCGGCGGCGCAGCAGCAGCGCCCGCGCCGGCGTGTGGCGGCCGCGGCTCGAGAGCATAGCGGAGGAGCCCTCCGACTAG
- the LOC119354222 gene encoding uncharacterized protein LOC119354222, giving the protein MTSSEPDPHDANRTLAWRIPHRRTSGLDRWEPRGSPPPIPAGAYLDSVCADLLDVGLPSDMGHDLLEEEKTESCVKNGDSHPCPIGRDDVCLDDMFHDIFGDWPLTGDPILWDDIRSENSDDYVVPESDECDRFADVRTNCPGRNIPRQQAKKIDNAWLRSIAEQNEKYDARCQEILRQNEDADLPPVPLDVFPEATGLCVERGSYYHIEYMTHDTSTTNSDLGYSGPELMLQIFSLRLSSFSASYSCPISVYGVFAVRDVLEPLRNHVFNRSRDDPVTVDQDPFTLPLCSPCRGMYIPYDQVLLEVDLWIKKEGDGSADQKLLSKYLELDVRTEGDGFIYGCIPGDTVSLEIDCAYLTKSVEAVIEVSAEVSRPCQVRFVAFSSGYDDEIVLFNGKFTGEKVFKHVVAVKAERELKVQLEVEESVFQWTFQGGNAGPLSSPDDSTLKYGQFDVGVCFYPSTG; this is encoded by the exons ATGACGTCCTCCGAACCCGATCCCCACGACGCCAACAGAACCCTCGCGTGGCGAATACCTCATCGGAGGACCTCCGGCCTGGATCGGTGGGAACCGAGGGGCTCCCCCCCGCCAATCCCGGCGGGGGCTTACCTCGACAGCGTCTGCGCGGACCTGCTCGACGTGGGATTGCCGTCGGACATGGGCCATGATCTGCTGGAGGAGGAGAAGACGGAGTCCTGCGTCAAGAATGGCG ATTCACATCCGTGTCCAATTGGGCGTGACGACGTCTGTCTAGACGACATGTTCCATGATATCTTCGGGGACTGGCCGCTCACGGGCGATCCAATTCTGTGGGATGACATCCGCTCAGAGAACAGCGACGATTACGTTGTCCCGGAGTCCGATGAATGCGATAGGTTCGCAGACGTGAGAACAAATTGCCCAG GGAGAAACATTCCCAGGCAGCAAGCAAAGAAAATAGACAACGCATGGCTAAGGAGCATCGCGGAACAGAACGAAAAATACGACGCGCGGTGCCAGGAGATTCTGCGCCAGAACGAGGATGCCGATCTCCCTCCTGTTCCACTAGATGTGTTCCCTGAGGCAACAGGTTTATGCGTGGAAAGGGGTTCCTACTACCACATTGAATACATGACCCATGACACTTCCACCA CTAATTCGGATCTCGGATATAGCGGACCGGAACTGATGCTACAGATATTTTCTCTGCGTTTATCAAGCTTCTCTGCATCCTATTCTTGCCCCATCAGTGTGTATGGAGTATTCGCTGTTCGGGATGTACTGGAGCCTCTGCGGAACCATGTCTTCAACCGTTCCAGAGATGATCCTGTCACTGTTGACCAG GATCCTTTTACCTTGCCACTCTGTAGCCCTTGTCGAGGAATGTACATACCATATGACCAAGTATTGCTAGAAGTTGATCTCTGGATAAAAAAGGAAGGGGATGGGTCAGCCGACCAAAAATTACTTTCCAAATACCTTGAGCTCGATGTCCGAACAGAAGGCGACGGGTTTATATATGGTTGTATCCCTGGGGACACTGTCAGCTTGGAAATAGACTGTGCGTACCTCACAAAGAGTGTTGAGGCAGTGATCGAGGTCTCTGCAGAGGTTAGCCGTCCTTGCCAAGTGAGATTCGTCGCTTTCAGCAGTGGCTATGACGATGAGATTGTGCTCTTCAACGGAAAATTCACTGGGGAGAAGGTTTTCAAGCACGTTGTTGCTGTGAAGGCAGAGAGAGAACTGAAGGTTCAGTTAGAGGTGGAGGAATCAGTTTTCCAGTGGACTTTTCAGGGTGGAAATGCCGGACCTCTTAGCTCCCCCGATGACTCGACGTTGAAGTATGGCCAGTTTGATGTGGGGGTGTGTTTTTATCCATCGACGGGCTAA